A DNA window from Mariprofundus aestuarium contains the following coding sequences:
- a CDS encoding carbon-nitrogen hydrolase family protein encodes MSDSMRVAAIQLNSVRDVSKNLMKVGELLAEAAGEGVELAVLPENFAHMGGDEQEKREAAEDEQNSPILRFLSDQAVKHDMAIIGGSLLLKGNHGLLRNSSPVFNASGKLLAVYDKIHLFDMDYLGQSYHESGLIEPGSQPLTIDLDAWRIGLSICYDLRFPELYRLHARAGCRILCNVAAFTAVTGSAHWEPLLRARAIENQCYLIASAQFGKHADGRETWGHSMVIDPWGEIVAELPEGEGVIIADLSMEKLNRIRKSMPVLQHRRV; translated from the coding sequence ATGTCTGATTCAATGCGGGTCGCCGCCATCCAGCTTAATTCCGTTCGCGACGTCAGTAAGAATTTAATGAAGGTCGGAGAGCTTCTGGCTGAGGCTGCGGGTGAGGGAGTGGAGCTTGCTGTGCTGCCTGAGAACTTCGCCCATATGGGTGGCGATGAGCAGGAGAAACGAGAGGCTGCCGAGGATGAGCAGAATTCACCGATTTTAAGGTTTCTCTCAGATCAGGCTGTAAAACATGATATGGCGATTATTGGTGGCAGTTTGCTACTCAAGGGTAATCACGGACTGCTTCGCAATAGCTCTCCAGTATTTAATGCCAGTGGTAAGTTGCTTGCTGTGTACGACAAGATCCATCTTTTTGATATGGATTATCTGGGGCAGAGCTATCATGAGTCGGGCTTGATTGAGCCGGGTTCGCAGCCGTTAACGATAGACCTTGATGCTTGGCGCATCGGTTTAAGCATCTGCTATGATCTTCGCTTTCCTGAGTTATACCGGCTTCACGCGCGTGCCGGATGCAGGATACTCTGCAATGTTGCCGCCTTCACTGCAGTCACTGGTTCTGCGCATTGGGAACCGCTGTTGCGTGCCCGGGCAATCGAAAACCAGTGCTATCTGATTGCTTCTGCACAGTTCGGGAAACATGCCGATGGTAGAGAGACGTGGGGGCACAGTATGGTGATTGATCCGTGGGGGGAGATTGTTGCGGAACTACCTGAAGGTGAGGGCGTGATCATTGCCGATCTCTCCATGGAGAAGCTGAATCGGATACGTAAATCGATGCCGGTTTTACAACACAGAAGAGTGTAG
- the aat gene encoding leucyl/phenylalanyl-tRNA--protein transferase, whose protein sequence is MIEFPDPSQADEDGLLAAGGNLEPDTLLAAYAKGIFPWYSENQPILWWSPDPRMVLFPAEFHCSKRLARRMRQGLYTVTLDEAFTDVIKLCAEIQRKGGDGTWILPEMMEAYRRMFEEKHAHSVEVWDGDELVGGLYGVLCNSVFFAESMFSRKIDASKIALAALCGQALRDGWKLIDCQFHTAHLQSLGAREISRLQFLQFLQLIKADGD, encoded by the coding sequence ATGATTGAGTTTCCTGATCCATCACAGGCCGATGAAGATGGGTTGCTGGCTGCCGGTGGCAACCTTGAACCGGACACGCTGCTGGCGGCATATGCGAAGGGTATATTTCCGTGGTATTCCGAGAATCAGCCGATTCTATGGTGGTCGCCAGATCCGCGTATGGTTCTCTTTCCCGCTGAGTTTCACTGCTCGAAAAGGCTGGCGCGCCGAATGCGGCAGGGGTTGTATACTGTTACACTCGATGAGGCATTCACCGATGTTATCAAGCTGTGTGCCGAAATCCAGCGTAAGGGAGGGGACGGGACCTGGATTCTGCCTGAGATGATGGAAGCCTATCGTAGGATGTTTGAAGAGAAGCATGCGCATTCGGTGGAGGTGTGGGATGGCGATGAGCTGGTCGGTGGTCTTTACGGCGTGTTGTGCAACAGTGTCTTTTTTGCCGAGTCGATGTTTAGCCGCAAGATAGATGCCTCTAAGATTGCATTGGCAGCGCTGTGTGGCCAGGCGTTGCGCGATGGCTGGAAGCTGATTGACTGCCAATTTCACACCGCGCATTTACAAAGTCTCGGTGCGCGCGAGATTTCGCGGCTGCAGTTTCTGCAGTTTCTGCAGTTAATTAAAGCCGACGGTGATTGA
- the queD gene encoding 6-carboxytetrahydropterin synthase QueD, translated as MATFELSIQTHFSAAHSLRDYPGDCARLHGHNWHVKLYVECEELDELGLGIDYKIMKTELKAALEPWDHYNLNDVAPFDSINPSSENVARELYNEMSARLDDDRVRVSRVEISETCTAKVTYRP; from the coding sequence ATGGCAACCTTTGAACTCTCAATCCAGACCCATTTTTCCGCAGCTCACAGCCTGCGCGACTATCCTGGTGACTGTGCGCGCCTGCATGGCCATAACTGGCATGTAAAACTCTACGTGGAATGTGAAGAGCTTGATGAGCTGGGACTGGGTATTGATTACAAAATAATGAAAACAGAACTGAAAGCGGCTCTGGAACCATGGGATCACTACAACCTGAATGATGTAGCGCCGTTTGATAGCATCAACCCATCCAGCGAAAATGTAGCACGCGAACTCTACAATGAGATGAGCGCCCGCCTTGATGATGATCGCGTTCGGGTTTCACGCGTCGAAATCTCTGAAACCTGCACTGCTAAGGTTACCTACCGTCCATAA
- the tgt gene encoding tRNA guanosine(34) transglycosylase Tgt gives MSSLSFEIVANDENGYARAGRMQLPHGLVETPVFMPVGTQATVKSLTPADLTDDIQASIILGNTYHLMLRPGADLVEKMGGLHKFMAWNRPILTDSGGFQVWSLGELRKIEAHGVRFRSHIDGREVFLGPKESMDIQRKLGSDIVMAFDECTPYPATFKEANDSMQLSMRWASECREHLPVNDTQALFGIVQGGMYPELRLESLKAISEIDFEGIAIGGLSVGEPKEEMMAMMDALAPHLPKEKPHYVMGVGTPDDLIEGIDRGIDMFDCVMPTRNARNGTLFTDDGKINIKNLKHAEDKRPIMESCNCYTCKNFSRAYLRHLYMAKEILSSRLNTLHNLHYYCDLMSRARNALVEGNWPEFRDNFLQRYRSEA, from the coding sequence ATGTCATCGCTCTCATTTGAAATTGTCGCCAACGACGAAAATGGCTATGCCCGTGCAGGCCGTATGCAACTGCCACATGGCCTTGTGGAAACCCCTGTTTTCATGCCGGTCGGAACTCAGGCAACCGTAAAAAGCCTCACACCTGCAGACCTTACCGACGATATTCAGGCCAGTATCATTCTGGGAAACACCTACCACCTGATGCTGCGCCCCGGTGCTGACCTGGTGGAGAAGATGGGTGGACTGCATAAATTCATGGCGTGGAATAGACCGATCCTTACCGACTCAGGTGGTTTTCAGGTCTGGTCGCTTGGTGAGCTGCGTAAGATAGAGGCGCATGGCGTACGCTTCCGCTCCCATATCGATGGCCGCGAAGTGTTTCTCGGGCCCAAAGAGAGCATGGATATCCAGCGAAAACTCGGCAGTGATATTGTTATGGCTTTCGATGAGTGCACCCCCTACCCGGCCACATTCAAGGAGGCTAACGACTCCATGCAGCTCTCCATGCGCTGGGCATCTGAATGCCGCGAGCACCTGCCCGTAAACGACACACAGGCGCTTTTTGGCATTGTGCAGGGGGGCATGTACCCTGAACTGCGCCTGGAGAGCTTAAAGGCGATTTCAGAGATCGATTTTGAGGGCATTGCTATTGGTGGTCTTTCGGTCGGCGAGCCTAAAGAGGAGATGATGGCGATGATGGATGCACTGGCTCCACACTTGCCGAAAGAGAAGCCACATTATGTCATGGGCGTTGGCACACCCGATGACCTGATTGAAGGCATCGACCGCGGCATCGACATGTTCGACTGCGTTATGCCGACCAGAAATGCACGCAACGGCACCCTTTTTACCGATGACGGCAAGATCAACATCAAAAACCTCAAACATGCCGAGGATAAGCGTCCGATCATGGAATCGTGTAACTGCTACACCTGCAAGAACTTTTCACGCGCCTACCTGCGCCATCTCTATATGGCCAAGGAGATTTTAAGTTCGAGGTTGAATACCTTGCACAATCTTCACTACTATTGCGATCTCATGTCTCGGGCTAGAAATGCATTGGTTGAGGGGAATTGGCCCGAATTCCGTGACAATTTTTTACAACGCTACCGCAGTGAAGCATAA
- the yajC gene encoding preprotein translocase subunit YajC, which translates to MKTVFSLSFASIAAAMGIITPAFAEAGTAEGGFASLIPLLLIMVIFYFLLIRPQQKKLKEHRGMVDSLSKGDKVMTGGGVYGKVTAVKDDTLKVEIAEGVVITVKRDTVAGLAETAPAKEKSDKA; encoded by the coding sequence ATGAAAACAGTTTTTTCTCTCTCTTTCGCATCCATTGCAGCTGCGATGGGCATCATTACCCCGGCTTTTGCTGAAGCAGGCACTGCGGAGGGCGGCTTTGCCTCGTTGATTCCACTGCTGCTGATCATGGTGATTTTCTATTTCCTGCTGATCCGTCCGCAGCAGAAGAAGCTAAAAGAGCACCGCGGCATGGTCGATTCGCTTAGTAAGGGCGACAAGGTCATGACCGGTGGTGGTGTTTATGGCAAGGTTACTGCCGTAAAGGATGACACCCTGAAAGTGGAGATCGCCGAGGGCGTGGTTATTACAGTCAAACGTGACACTGTCGCCGGACTTGCTGAAACAGCACCCGCAAAAGAAAAATCTGATAAAGCATAA
- a CDS encoding Mth938-like domain-containing protein produces the protein MKGDISPQLPGGTLLFTGYENDQISINRKPYQSGLYIHDNVVTAPWGPARLSELTADQLSPLLEPAPEVLILGTGRQTAFPSAEIMEFVSSRKIGLECMDSRSAARTYNILIEEGRTVSAALLLPNARR, from the coding sequence ATGAAAGGTGATATTTCGCCTCAACTTCCAGGTGGAACCCTGCTATTCACCGGCTATGAAAACGATCAGATCAGCATCAATCGCAAGCCTTACCAGAGTGGCCTCTACATTCATGACAATGTGGTCACTGCTCCATGGGGTCCTGCACGCTTAAGTGAACTCACAGCAGATCAGCTCTCACCGCTTCTGGAGCCTGCGCCAGAGGTACTGATACTTGGAACCGGTCGTCAAACCGCATTCCCTTCTGCCGAAATCATGGAGTTTGTCAGCAGTAGAAAAATCGGCCTTGAGTGCATGGATAGCCGTTCGGCTGCTCGCACCTATAATATCCTGATCGAGGAAGGACGCACCGTTTCAGCAGCCCTGCTGCTTCCCAATGCCCGGAGATAA
- the secD gene encoding protein translocase subunit SecD produces the protein MHSFPRWKYGLILTVLVVSLMGALPNFTTPPSWWPSALSNPMSLGLDLKGGIHLVLDVDVDKAVSHSVEGDIDTARQVLRKDRIRYSKLASDGSSLTIVIKEAADADAAAKILAENFSTYDITNPAADTFVLNLKPASDKEIRKFAVDQSIEVIRGRIDALGTTEPVIVKQGERRILVQIPGYEDTTHAKQLIGRTAQLEFKLVDEKGDLEKALSGRIPPGDIIMYAPEQTRNGKSFRQPYLLKKHTELSGNEIADARVSIDSRFNEYAVTLKFNSKGARKFDKLTAAHVGERFAIILEGTVNSAPVIRERIAGGSAQITGSFSPEEARDLAIVLRAGALPAPVKVVEERSIGPSLGQDSIDQGLNSIIIGSILVLIFMGIYYRMFGMVANVALAFNMLLILAAMSIIGGTMTLPGIAGIVLTIGMAVDANVLIFERIREELALGKTPLAAIDGGYDKAFSTIVDANITTLIAAIVLFQFGSGPVKGFAVTLSVGILASMFTAITVTRAIIALSTAKRARLEKLSI, from the coding sequence ATGCATAGCTTTCCACGCTGGAAATACGGGCTCATTTTAACCGTACTTGTAGTCTCCCTGATGGGAGCCCTACCCAACTTCACCACACCTCCGTCCTGGTGGCCATCTGCTCTGAGCAATCCTATGTCCCTGGGCCTTGACCTGAAAGGCGGCATACATTTAGTTCTGGATGTTGATGTGGATAAAGCCGTCTCGCACAGTGTTGAAGGGGATATCGACACGGCCAGACAGGTCCTGCGCAAGGATCGTATCCGTTACTCCAAGCTGGCCAGCGATGGCAGCAGCTTGACCATCGTCATCAAGGAAGCTGCGGATGCGGATGCAGCAGCTAAAATTCTGGCAGAGAACTTCTCTACCTATGACATCACCAATCCAGCCGCCGACACCTTTGTTCTGAATCTAAAACCGGCAAGTGACAAAGAGATTCGAAAATTCGCCGTTGATCAGTCAATTGAAGTCATTCGTGGCCGCATTGATGCACTGGGCACGACAGAGCCGGTTATCGTCAAGCAGGGTGAACGTCGAATTCTGGTCCAGATTCCAGGTTATGAAGACACAACCCATGCCAAGCAGTTGATCGGCCGTACCGCCCAGTTGGAATTCAAACTGGTCGATGAGAAGGGTGACCTCGAAAAAGCGCTCTCCGGTCGTATTCCACCGGGTGATATCATCATGTATGCCCCGGAGCAGACCCGGAATGGTAAGAGCTTCCGCCAGCCATACCTGCTGAAAAAGCATACCGAGCTTTCCGGCAATGAGATTGCCGATGCACGCGTCTCCATCGACTCACGTTTCAATGAGTATGCTGTCACACTAAAATTCAACAGCAAGGGAGCACGGAAATTCGACAAGCTGACAGCAGCACATGTCGGTGAACGTTTTGCCATCATTCTTGAAGGAACCGTCAACTCCGCACCTGTGATCCGCGAACGCATCGCCGGTGGCTCAGCCCAGATTACCGGCAGCTTCTCACCTGAAGAGGCACGCGATCTGGCTATTGTACTGCGTGCAGGTGCCCTGCCCGCTCCTGTAAAGGTCGTGGAGGAACGCTCCATCGGCCCGAGCCTCGGTCAGGACTCAATCGACCAGGGGTTGAACTCTATTATTATTGGCTCGATTCTGGTGCTCATCTTCATGGGGATTTACTATCGTATGTTCGGTATGGTTGCCAACGTAGCACTGGCATTCAATATGCTGCTGATCCTAGCTGCCATGAGCATTATCGGTGGCACGATGACCCTGCCGGGTATTGCCGGCATCGTACTGACAATCGGCATGGCCGTAGACGCCAATGTACTGATCTTCGAGCGTATTCGTGAAGAACTGGCTCTTGGTAAAACACCGCTGGCAGCCATTGACGGCGGTTACGACAAGGCTTTCTCAACCATTGTTGATGCTAACATCACCACCCTGATCGCCGCGATCGTGCTGTTCCAGTTTGGATCCGGCCCCGTGAAGGGATTCGCCGTGACCCTCTCTGTTGGTATTCTGGCATCCATGTTCACCGCCATAACCGTTACACGCGCCATTATTGCACTCTCGACCGCCAAGCGCGCTCGTCTCGAAAAGCTGAGCATCTGA
- a CDS encoding DUF4438 domain-containing protein, with protein MSLKNNREQLVKTAVQGAVAPAHQWAPFEVGAAGEVFAWPSTGGITYNVKIGDSVFGWAGEHIEPGVSTTMSHKNRKCESGYQFLACCGNEATVISGAAKGAKGTVLGHHGGVEHLMLDFPDVTLDKLTCDDKFLVKGYGQGLKLIDHPDVYIYSLDPDVLEGWGLVEREDGKIEVPVNVIVPGHAMGSGIGALSVTTGDYDILCHDEDTVNENGMNRIRFGDFVAVLDHDNRYGRTYRKGAVTIGVVIHSDSPLGGHGPGMMTLMSACDEKLVPVLSSQANLGVLKGIGRFATE; from the coding sequence ATGAGCCTGAAAAACAATCGTGAACAGTTAGTCAAAACCGCAGTGCAGGGGGCTGTTGCTCCGGCGCATCAGTGGGCGCCGTTCGAGGTGGGGGCGGCAGGTGAAGTTTTCGCCTGGCCGTCGACAGGCGGCATTACCTATAACGTGAAGATCGGTGATTCGGTATTCGGCTGGGCCGGAGAGCATATCGAGCCGGGCGTCTCCACGACGATGAGCCATAAAAACAGAAAATGTGAGTCAGGATACCAGTTTCTGGCCTGCTGTGGCAACGAGGCGACCGTGATTTCCGGTGCAGCGAAGGGCGCGAAGGGAACGGTGCTCGGTCACCATGGCGGTGTTGAGCACCTGATGCTCGATTTCCCCGATGTTACGCTGGATAAGCTGACCTGTGACGACAAGTTTCTGGTTAAGGGCTATGGCCAGGGATTGAAGCTCATCGATCATCCTGATGTCTATATCTACAGTCTGGATCCCGATGTGCTGGAGGGGTGGGGGCTTGTTGAACGTGAAGATGGCAAGATTGAAGTGCCGGTGAATGTGATTGTTCCGGGGCATGCGATGGGCTCGGGTATTGGTGCGCTTTCGGTGACTACCGGTGATTACGACATCCTCTGCCATGATGAGGATACAGTGAACGAGAACGGCATGAATAGAATTCGTTTCGGTGATTTTGTTGCAGTGCTTGATCACGATAATCGTTACGGGCGTACCTACCGTAAGGGAGCGGTCACAATTGGCGTGGTGATTCATTCTGACTCCCCGCTGGGAGGCCATGGGCCGGGAATGATGACATTGATGAGTGCCTGTGATGAAAAGCTGGTGCCGGTGCTCAGTAGTCAGGCCAACCTGGGTGTTTTAAAGGGGATTGGGCGCTTTGCGACTGAGTAA
- a CDS encoding PAS domain S-box protein, with amino-acid sequence MGRFVKFQALIWPLVIGAILSLLVFDQVKSWENAHFQQTFEYRADTRTSAIKNVLDHVFETADHVVAVVRHELVVEQVDELASAEIGALAGVSDPKNPEVRLLAWLPRLESADSNNHRAPKYRDFDYQLLMADQKRENWFKPELLPIPSRWQHMLMAMDTGHHRVDIYPEGDDHHVLIIFSPVYKNSEVDNPAGRRDALLGFVVSEWNVAPLIDESLRNMPTAAVDYYLRDASDPQKMPFYFHLSRTRSGKDQALKTGISTEKIIVAGEHKWHVRFEAAPAFLKQHQSFTALQSVGLVLLLSCMLAGYLWISSRKTTEIAEMVEQRTAELHSEKIKLGESMSRYDNLVKSIPVGVYLFRFHADDSMGFEYISPVFCKILGLDADAVLHDASIAFSAAHHDDLDNLIRANNEAKVSNKPFRWEGRFIVCGKTRWIQIESDLTTMDESGSLWSGVVSDITERKEAEKRLKMLFQAMEHAGEAAVITDRDAIIEYANPAFAAITGYSVKEVIGKTPAILKSSAQDPAFYKDLWDTILRGEVWQGTLIDRRKDGSFYPALLTVAPIHDDSGNITHFVSLQQDMSEYKRLEEQFLQSQKMEAIGVLVGGIAHDFNNMLAGIVGNAYMAKSRIKGDQKLLANIESIDRISMRAAGMIKQLLTFARKEQVEMSDFPLTPFLKEAAKLASTAVPENIERSCETPSEELYIHGDPTQLQQVIMNLINNAKDALEGIKGGKISCTLKPYISDASFRQRHPDCKGKRFACLMVSDNGEGIPEVLVSKIFDPFFTTKGVGKGTGLGLAMVYGAIEGHKGAIEVDSVPGGGTTFTIYLPLVESATEAERVRPQQVAAGQNELILVADDEALVLEMYESVLNELGYRVVAARNGEEAVRLFEHNMNELALVILDVVMPVLGGIDAAKRIKQLGGHLPIVFATGYDRGSFLDEKQDLSGQEIINKPFTVESLSQLIRQILDAKEAG; translated from the coding sequence ATGGGAAGATTTGTGAAGTTTCAGGCACTCATTTGGCCATTGGTGATAGGGGCGATTCTATCGCTTCTGGTGTTTGATCAGGTTAAAAGCTGGGAGAATGCCCACTTTCAACAAACGTTTGAATATCGGGCAGACACCAGAACATCGGCAATCAAGAACGTACTGGATCATGTGTTTGAAACTGCGGATCATGTTGTTGCAGTTGTTCGCCATGAGCTGGTGGTTGAACAAGTCGATGAACTGGCAAGTGCTGAAATTGGTGCTTTAGCAGGAGTCTCTGACCCGAAAAATCCAGAAGTGCGACTGTTGGCATGGCTTCCCCGTTTGGAGTCAGCAGATTCAAACAATCATCGTGCACCTAAATACCGTGATTTTGATTATCAACTGTTGATGGCTGACCAAAAAAGAGAGAACTGGTTCAAGCCGGAGCTTCTCCCAATTCCAAGTCGTTGGCAGCATATGCTGATGGCCATGGATACTGGGCATCACCGGGTAGATATCTATCCTGAAGGTGATGACCACCATGTGCTGATTATCTTCTCGCCTGTATATAAAAACAGTGAAGTCGATAACCCGGCAGGACGAAGAGATGCCCTGCTTGGTTTTGTCGTTAGTGAATGGAATGTGGCACCTTTAATTGATGAGTCACTCAGAAACATGCCTACTGCTGCAGTCGATTATTATCTGAGAGATGCATCAGACCCTCAAAAAATGCCTTTTTACTTCCATTTGTCACGTACGCGTTCCGGAAAGGATCAGGCCCTGAAAACAGGGATCAGCACAGAGAAGATCATCGTGGCTGGCGAACACAAGTGGCATGTCCGATTCGAAGCTGCACCTGCCTTCCTGAAGCAACATCAGAGTTTTACTGCCCTGCAAAGTGTGGGGCTTGTGTTGTTGCTGTCGTGTATGCTGGCAGGATACCTCTGGATTTCGTCTCGAAAAACAACGGAAATTGCAGAGATGGTAGAACAGCGAACCGCTGAGCTTCATTCCGAAAAGATCAAGCTGGGCGAGAGCATGTCCCGCTATGACAATCTGGTGAAATCCATTCCAGTTGGTGTCTATCTCTTCCGCTTCCATGCCGATGATTCGATGGGTTTTGAGTATATTAGTCCTGTGTTTTGTAAGATACTTGGTCTTGATGCAGATGCGGTACTGCATGATGCCAGCATCGCCTTTTCCGCCGCTCACCATGATGACCTAGATAACCTGATCCGAGCCAACAACGAAGCAAAGGTAAGTAATAAGCCTTTTCGCTGGGAAGGCCGTTTTATCGTCTGCGGAAAAACACGCTGGATACAGATTGAATCCGACCTCACAACAATGGACGAATCTGGAAGCCTGTGGAGTGGCGTGGTTAGCGATATCACTGAGCGAAAAGAGGCCGAAAAACGACTCAAGATGTTATTTCAGGCTATGGAGCATGCAGGTGAGGCTGCAGTGATCACAGACAGGGATGCCATCATCGAATATGCAAATCCAGCCTTTGCGGCGATCACAGGCTACAGTGTAAAAGAGGTTATAGGAAAAACCCCGGCCATTCTCAAAAGTTCAGCTCAGGACCCGGCATTCTACAAGGATCTATGGGATACGATTCTACGTGGAGAGGTCTGGCAGGGGACGCTGATTGACCGCCGTAAAGATGGCAGTTTCTACCCGGCACTGTTGACTGTGGCGCCAATTCATGACGATAGCGGTAATATCACACATTTTGTCTCGCTGCAGCAGGATATGAGCGAATACAAGAGGCTTGAGGAGCAGTTCCTTCAGTCGCAGAAGATGGAAGCCATTGGTGTGCTTGTGGGCGGCATTGCCCATGATTTTAATAACATGCTTGCAGGCATTGTGGGCAATGCCTATATGGCCAAGTCCCGCATTAAAGGTGACCAAAAGCTATTGGCGAATATCGAATCTATCGACAGGATCAGTATGCGTGCCGCAGGAATGATCAAACAGCTGTTGACCTTTGCCCGCAAAGAACAGGTGGAAATGAGTGATTTCCCATTAACACCATTTCTGAAGGAGGCCGCGAAGCTGGCTTCAACAGCTGTTCCGGAAAACATTGAAAGAAGCTGTGAGACGCCATCTGAAGAGCTCTACATCCATGGCGACCCAACCCAGTTGCAGCAGGTCATAATGAACCTCATCAACAATGCAAAAGATGCACTGGAGGGTATCAAGGGCGGGAAAATATCCTGTACTCTCAAGCCATACATCAGCGATGCTTCCTTCAGGCAGCGACATCCTGACTGCAAAGGAAAACGGTTCGCCTGCCTGATGGTGAGTGATAATGGCGAAGGCATCCCTGAAGTGCTGGTATCTAAGATATTCGACCCATTTTTTACCACCAAAGGAGTTGGCAAAGGGACCGGGCTTGGACTGGCGATGGTTTATGGTGCCATTGAGGGGCACAAGGGCGCGATAGAAGTAGATAGTGTTCCCGGTGGAGGAACGACATTTACCATCTACCTGCCTCTTGTTGAGTCCGCAACAGAGGCGGAGCGAGTTCGACCACAACAGGTAGCAGCAGGTCAAAACGAGTTGATTCTGGTTGCTGATGACGAAGCGTTGGTTTTGGAAATGTACGAAAGCGTTTTGAATGAGCTCGGCTACCGAGTTGTTGCCGCCCGAAATGGTGAAGAGGCTGTGCGCTTGTTTGAACACAACATGAATGAGCTCGCCTTGGTAATTCTTGATGTTGTCATGCCTGTTCTGGGTGGAATTGATGCAGCCAAGAGGATCAAGCAGCTGGGTGGGCACCTTCCAATTGTTTTTGCCACAGGGTATGACAGAGGCTCCTTCCTTGATGAGAAGCAAGATCTGTCCGGCCAAGAAATTATCAACAAACCATTTACTGTCGAAAGTTTATCGCAACTGATCAGGCAGATCCTTGATGCCAAGGAAGCAGGATAG
- the secF gene encoding protein translocase subunit SecF has protein sequence MQLIPSSLHIDFIGKRKFALIISAVMILVSLGALATKGLNFGIDFTGGTLVEVKFDKPPAIVDVREAISPKGFGNAVIQEFGSPEEIMIRVQNKDAENSSVISSAILDSLSEKFGADAIEMRRIEFVGPQVGEELTRAGIMAVLISMLAILIYVTFRFEFRFALGADAALLHDITIVLGLFALTGKEFSLPVIAALLTVIGYSLNDTIVVFDRIRENFAANRKRKNPNEENGVVNDSINQTLSRTLMTSVTTLLVVLALFFLGGEVIHDFAFALIAGIFVGTYSSIYVASPVMLSLSGRFKSNEDEIKEMEARP, from the coding sequence ATGCAACTTATTCCTTCCAGCCTCCACATCGACTTTATCGGCAAGCGCAAATTTGCCCTGATCATATCAGCTGTCATGATCCTTGTTTCTCTGGGAGCTCTGGCTACCAAGGGACTGAATTTCGGCATCGACTTTACCGGCGGCACGCTGGTCGAGGTGAAATTCGACAAGCCTCCAGCCATTGTCGATGTGCGTGAAGCAATCTCACCAAAAGGTTTCGGAAATGCCGTAATCCAGGAGTTCGGTTCTCCTGAAGAGATCATGATCCGCGTTCAGAACAAGGATGCGGAAAACTCATCGGTTATCAGCTCTGCGATTCTTGATAGCCTGAGCGAAAAGTTCGGTGCCGATGCCATTGAGATGCGCCGTATCGAGTTCGTAGGCCCACAGGTAGGTGAAGAACTGACCCGAGCTGGCATTATGGCAGTATTGATCTCGATGCTGGCCATCCTGATCTACGTCACCTTCCGTTTTGAGTTCCGCTTTGCGCTCGGTGCCGATGCCGCCCTACTTCACGATATCACTATCGTTCTTGGCCTGTTCGCCCTCACCGGCAAGGAGTTCTCGTTGCCGGTCATTGCAGCCCTGCTGACTGTGATCGGTTACTCGCTGAATGATACAATTGTGGTTTTCGACCGCATCCGCGAAAACTTTGCCGCCAACCGCAAACGCAAGAATCCGAATGAAGAGAACGGTGTTGTGAACGACTCGATCAACCAGACACTATCCCGCACCCTGATGACCTCGGTTACCACCCTGCTGGTGGTGCTGGCCCTCTTTTTCTTGGGTGGCGAAGTGATTCATGATTTCGCCTTTGCGCTGATTGCAGGCATCTTCGTGGGCACCTACTCCTCTATCTATGTCGCCTCACCGGTAATGCTGTCGCTCTCAGGCCGCTTTAAATCCAATGAAGACGAAATAAAAGAGATGGAGGCAAGACCCTGA
- a CDS encoding tRNA (cytidine(34)-2'-O)-methyltransferase — translation MCGCTGCTLHLVHPLGFDVDEKAVRRAGLDYWQHLDVHHHQNWQEARQFIGENRNWYGLSSKVKTSFWDVQYSPGDVLVFGPETRGLSEEILNDINPVTIPMRDDAAVRSLNLSNACSIALFEALRQLKTAQ, via the coding sequence CTGTGTGGCTGCACTGGTTGCACTCTGCATCTGGTACACCCACTCGGATTTGATGTGGATGAGAAAGCAGTGCGCCGAGCCGGGCTCGATTACTGGCAACATCTGGATGTCCATCACCATCAAAACTGGCAGGAGGCACGTCAGTTTATCGGTGAAAACCGTAACTGGTACGGACTCAGCTCTAAAGTCAAAACAAGCTTCTGGGACGTTCAATACAGCCCCGGAGACGTACTGGTTTTTGGCCCGGAAACAAGAGGGCTAAGCGAAGAGATTTTAAATGACATCAATCCAGTCACTATCCCGATGCGGGATGATGCAGCAGTGCGCTCTCTCAATTTATCTAACGCCTGCTCGATTGCTCTGTTTGAGGCACTAAGGCAGCTAAAAACAGCGCAATAA